The following are encoded in a window of Dioscorea cayenensis subsp. rotundata cultivar TDr96_F1 chromosome 16, TDr96_F1_v2_PseudoChromosome.rev07_lg8_w22 25.fasta, whole genome shotgun sequence genomic DNA:
- the LOC120279235 gene encoding 3-oxoacyl-[acyl-carrier-protein] reductase FabG-like, translating into MAGMQRQPWEKLEGKVVMVTGASSGIGRELCLHLARAGCLIVAAARRTDRLRSLCDQINGAASAEDDQEPKPVRSVAVELDVSGKSAEIEASVQRAWDAFGRIDALVNNAGIRGEVHSPLDWTEEDWNGNITTNLTGLWLVSKHVCIRMRDAKQKGSVINISSIGGLHRGQLPGGAAYSASKGGVIMLTKVMALELGEYNIRVNAVAPGLFKSEITQGLMQKEWLNKVAEKVVPLRTFGTSDPALTGLVRYLIHDSSEYVTGNTFIVDAGATLPGVPIFSSL; encoded by the exons ATGGCGGGGATGCAGCGACAGCCATGGGAGAAGCTTGAGGGGAAGGTGGTCATGGTCACTGGTGCGTCCTCTGGTATTGGTCGTGAACTCTGTCTCCACCTCGCCCGCGCTGGTTGCCTCATCGTTGCCGCTGCCCGTCGCACTGATCGCCTCCGCTCACTTTGTGACCAGATCAACGGCGCTGCATCGGCAGAGGACGATCAGGAGCCGAAGCCCGTTCGATCGGTGGCCGTGGAGCTTGATGTCAGCGGCAAGAGCGCCGAGATCGAGGCTTCTGTTCAGAGGGCTTGGGACGCCTTTGGCCGTATTGATGCCCTTGTTAATAACGCTGGGATTAGAG GTGAAGTGCATTCCCCACTAGATTGGACTGAAGAAGACTGGAATGGCAACATCACCACCAATCTAACTGGACTATGGTTAGTATCCAAACATGTTTGCATACGGATGCGTGatgcaaaacaaaaaggttCAGTGATCAATATTTCATCCATTGGCGGTCTTCATCGAGGGCAGTTACCTGGAGGAGCTGCATACAGTGCATCAAAAGGAGGAGTTATCATGCTCACAAAG GTCATGGCATTGGAGCTCGGGGAGTATAATATCCGTGTAAATGCTGTAGCACCAGGGTTGTTCAAATCAGAGATCACACAAGGGCTGATGCAGAAAGAATGGCTGAACAAAGTGGCTGAGAAGGTCGTTCCGCTAAGGACTTTTGGCACATCTGATCCTGCCTTGACAGGATTAGTTCGATACTTGATTCACGACTCATCAGAGTATGTCACTGGCAATACCTTCATTGTAGATGCAGGAGCCACCCTCCCTGGTGTCCctatcttctcttctctctga